From the Candidatus Brocadiia bacterium genome, one window contains:
- a CDS encoding fumarate hydratase translates to MREIKTNIVTDAVRKLCIDANCLIGDDVLDLLKKSIAKEESPTGKEIIQQIIDNDNLAREKMIPMCQDTGTAVIFVELGQDVRIDGGYLYDAINEGVRQGYKEGYLRKSIISDPIGRKNTGDNTPAVIHTELVKGDKLRIDILPKGGGSENMGAMIMLPPSAGVEGVKRFVVEMVKKAGANPCPPIIVGVGVGSNFDGVTVLAKRALLRPAGSANPDPVYAKLEQELFTEINNLGIGPQGLGGRVTALAVQVEYGPCHITALPVAVNINCHAARHKTVIL, encoded by the coding sequence ATGAGAGAAATAAAAACCAACATCGTTACCGACGCCGTCCGGAAGCTGTGCATAGACGCCAATTGCCTCATCGGCGATGACGTGCTGGACCTGCTCAAAAAGTCCATCGCCAAAGAGGAATCGCCCACCGGCAAGGAAATCATCCAGCAAATCATAGATAACGACAACCTGGCCAGGGAAAAGATGATTCCGATGTGCCAGGATACGGGCACGGCCGTTATCTTCGTGGAACTGGGCCAGGACGTCCGTATCGACGGCGGCTATCTTTACGATGCCATCAACGAGGGCGTGCGCCAGGGATACAAGGAGGGCTACCTGCGCAAGTCCATCATCTCCGACCCGATCGGGCGCAAGAACACCGGAGATAATACGCCGGCCGTCATCCATACCGAACTGGTCAAGGGCGATAAGCTGAGGATTGATATCCTGCCCAAGGGCGGCGGGAGCGAGAATATGGGCGCGATGATAATGCTGCCGCCTTCGGCCGGGGTCGAGGGCGTTAAGCGGTTCGTGGTGGAGATGGTTAAGAAGGCCGGAGCCAATCCCTGCCCGCCGATTATCGTCGGCGTGGGCGTGGGCAGTAACTTTGACGGGGTGACGGTGCTGGCCAAGCGGGCGCTCCTGCGGCCGGCCGGCTCGGCTAACCCGGACCCGGTCTATGCCAAGCTGGAACAGGAATTATTCACCGAGATAAATAACCTGGGTATCGGCCCGCAGGGATTGGGCGGACGGGTGACCGCGCTGGCCGTTCAGGTGGAATACGGCCCGTGCCATATTACGGCGCTGCCGGTGGCGGTTAATATCAATTGCCATGCGGCGCGGCATAAAACGGTTATTTTATAG